From one Catenuloplanes nepalensis genomic stretch:
- a CDS encoding ArsR/SmtB family transcription factor encodes MYAPDLRTPTGHPIPAEPEAPEEFGADVFDAAVAALRLLGDETRLRLLWHLRDDELDVTALTGALDNAARPAVSQHLAKLRLAGLVTTRRDGRRVLYRLNGAHVRRLVVESLAQAEHLIASGQAARSRR; translated from the coding sequence ATGTACGCACCCGACCTCCGGACTCCCACCGGTCATCCGATCCCCGCAGAGCCGGAGGCGCCGGAGGAATTCGGCGCGGACGTCTTCGACGCCGCCGTCGCCGCGTTGCGGCTGCTCGGCGACGAGACCCGGTTGCGCCTGCTCTGGCACCTGCGCGACGACGAGCTCGACGTCACCGCGCTGACCGGCGCGCTGGACAACGCCGCCCGCCCGGCCGTCTCGCAGCACCTGGCCAAGCTCCGCCTCGCCGGCCTGGTCACCACCCGCCGCGACGGCCGCCGCGTCCTCTACCGGCTCAACGGCGCCCACGTCCGCCGCCTGGTGGTCGAGTCCCTCGCCCAGGCCGAGCACCTGATCGCCTCCGGCCAGGCCGCGCGCTCCCGCCGCTGA
- the lipB gene encoding lipoyl(octanoyl) transferase LipB, with translation MSLVTSRPPASTAEPAAFELEIHTVFQGAGDATSPVWILRVGDDVLIARLRDNFGGEAQMSELMRVDLGEVPFDESGATMIGWADERRDGRAPDRLFLLTHPPVITYGRLTPPEELPGPLGTIPAVPVDRGGHATYHGPGQLVGYLIVNLRERQRGPVDIIRMVENALIEAVGSLGFEAVRRDTPKGAPSLVGVWTPDHRKLVSIGMRIRGGITTHGFALNVDPDLSVFDTFVACGLADVSMTSLRQLADEQGRETPTPATVRDAVAKAFQAT, from the coding sequence GTGTCGCTGGTAACGTCGCGTCCACCCGCATCGACCGCGGAGCCGGCCGCGTTCGAACTGGAGATCCACACGGTCTTCCAGGGCGCCGGTGACGCGACGTCGCCGGTGTGGATCCTGCGGGTCGGTGACGACGTGCTGATCGCGCGACTGCGGGACAACTTCGGCGGGGAGGCCCAGATGAGCGAGCTGATGCGGGTCGATCTCGGCGAGGTGCCGTTCGACGAGTCCGGCGCCACGATGATCGGCTGGGCGGACGAACGCCGCGACGGGCGCGCACCGGACCGGTTGTTCCTGCTCACCCACCCGCCGGTGATCACCTACGGCCGGTTGACGCCGCCGGAGGAGCTGCCCGGCCCGCTCGGCACCATCCCGGCCGTGCCGGTGGACCGGGGCGGGCACGCGACCTACCACGGGCCCGGGCAGCTGGTCGGCTACCTGATCGTGAACCTGCGGGAGCGGCAGCGCGGCCCGGTCGACATCATCCGGATGGTGGAGAACGCGCTGATCGAGGCGGTCGGCTCGCTCGGCTTCGAGGCGGTGCGGCGGGACACACCGAAGGGCGCGCCGAGCCTGGTCGGCGTGTGGACGCCGGACCACCGAAAGCTCGTGTCGATCGGCATGCGGATCCGCGGCGGCATCACCACACACGGCTTCGCGCTGAACGTCGACCCGGATCTGTCCGTCTTCGACACGTTCGTCGCCTGCGGCCTCGCGGACGTGTCGATGACCTCGCTGCGGCAGCTCGCCGACGAGCAGGGGCGGGAAACCCCAACCCCGGCGACGGTACGAGACGCGGTCGCCAAGGCGTTCCAGGCCACCTGA
- a CDS encoding alpha-ketoglutarate-dependent dioxygenase AlkB yields MTHQPSLLDMAFGTGPALGELRAAVRHPLTRGAWVDHLPGWVSGSDAILDTLLGDIGWRAERVQMYERQVDVPRLLRWFDRGERLPHPLLTDARERLTRHYAPELGEPFTTAGMCLYRDGRDSVAWHGDTKGRSAASDTMVAIVSFGSPRVLMLRPRGGGGSLRFPLGHGDLIVMGGSCQRTWEHAVPKTARPVGPRVSVQFRPHDVA; encoded by the coding sequence ATGACGCACCAGCCCTCCCTGCTCGACATGGCCTTCGGCACCGGCCCGGCGCTCGGCGAGCTGCGCGCGGCCGTGCGGCACCCGCTGACCCGCGGCGCCTGGGTCGACCACCTGCCTGGCTGGGTGTCCGGGTCCGACGCGATCCTCGACACGCTGCTCGGCGACATCGGCTGGCGCGCCGAGCGCGTCCAGATGTATGAGCGGCAGGTCGACGTCCCGCGCCTGCTCCGCTGGTTCGACCGCGGCGAGCGACTCCCCCACCCGCTGCTCACCGACGCGCGGGAGCGGCTGACCCGGCACTACGCGCCGGAGCTGGGCGAGCCGTTCACCACCGCGGGCATGTGCCTCTACCGCGACGGCCGGGACAGCGTGGCCTGGCACGGCGACACGAAGGGCCGGTCCGCCGCGTCGGACACCATGGTCGCGATCGTGTCGTTCGGCTCGCCGCGCGTGCTGATGCTGCGCCCGCGCGGCGGCGGCGGCAGCCTGCGGTTCCCGCTCGGCCACGGCGACCTGATCGTGATGGGCGGCTCCTGCCAGCGCACCTGGGAGCACGCGGTGCCGAAGACGGCCCGCCCGGTCGGCCCGCGGGTCAGCGTCCAGTTCCGCCCGCACGACGTGGCTTGA
- a CDS encoding aldo/keto reductase — translation MRTRDFGRLGQVSALTLGGGGIGAVWGETSRAEAVATVHAALDAGITLVDVAPSYGPDFEAERVAAEALRGRDVLLATKAQIHDDEFPDPVARMIESLEASLRRLGRDSVDMFLLHTQLRPAGTTGPRGTLDYDRYATEVAPAFDRLRADGKIRSWGLTAVGHPQSILDAIGDATHRPDYAQVIVNALDMNGDMWIYDDVPPRNADIVAAANTAGVPVIAIRAVAAGSLASTLDRPTAPGHPAAVDFARAEPFRKLAAELGESPAALAHRWTLTTPGVATVVLGVKNRTELAECVAAESRGPLTDAEMTAIAALRA, via the coding sequence ATGCGTACCAGGGACTTCGGCCGGCTCGGGCAGGTCAGCGCGCTCACCCTCGGCGGCGGCGGGATCGGTGCGGTCTGGGGCGAGACCAGCCGCGCGGAGGCGGTCGCGACCGTGCACGCCGCGCTCGACGCCGGCATCACGCTGGTCGACGTGGCGCCGAGCTACGGCCCGGATTTCGAGGCCGAGCGGGTGGCCGCCGAGGCGCTCCGCGGCCGTGACGTGCTGCTGGCCACGAAGGCACAGATCCACGACGACGAGTTCCCCGACCCGGTGGCCCGGATGATCGAGAGCCTGGAGGCCAGCCTGCGCCGCCTCGGCCGGGACTCGGTCGACATGTTCCTGCTCCACACCCAGCTGCGACCGGCCGGCACCACCGGCCCGCGCGGCACGCTGGACTACGACCGCTACGCGACCGAGGTCGCGCCCGCGTTCGACCGGCTCCGCGCCGACGGCAAGATCCGCTCTTGGGGCCTGACCGCGGTCGGCCACCCGCAGAGCATCCTCGACGCGATCGGCGACGCGACCCACCGGCCCGACTACGCCCAGGTCATCGTGAACGCGCTGGACATGAACGGCGACATGTGGATCTACGACGACGTCCCGCCCCGCAACGCGGACATCGTCGCGGCAGCGAACACCGCCGGCGTCCCGGTGATCGCCATCCGCGCGGTCGCCGCCGGCTCCCTCGCCTCCACCCTCGACCGCCCGACGGCCCCCGGCCACCCGGCCGCCGTCGACTTCGCCCGCGCCGAGCCCTTCCGCAAACTCGCCGCCGAGCTCGGCGAGTCCCCCGCCGCCCTCGCCCACCGCTGGACCCTGACCACACCGGGCGTGGCCACCGTGGTCCTCGGCGTCAAGAACCGCACCGAACTGGCCGAGTGCGTGGCAGCCGAGTCCCGCGGCCCTCTCACCGACGCGGAGATGACCGCGATCGCCGCACTCCGCGCCT